A portion of the Micromonospora tarapacensis genome contains these proteins:
- a CDS encoding MbtH family protein, whose translation MSSVVVGDTYQVVVNHEEQYSIWPAHREPPEGWRGEGTVGTKADCLARIAEVWTDLRPLSVRAASLRADGS comes from the coding sequence GTGAGCAGCGTCGTCGTGGGCGACACCTACCAGGTTGTCGTCAACCACGAGGAGCAGTACTCGATATGGCCCGCTCATCGCGAGCCGCCGGAGGGCTGGCGGGGCGAGGGCACCGTCGGCACCAAGGCGGACTGCCTCGCCCGCATCGCCGAGGTCTGGACCGACCTGCGCCCGTTGAGCGTCCGCGCGGCGAGCCTCCGCGCCGACGGGTCGTAG
- a CDS encoding helix-turn-helix domain-containing protein, whose product MGLGNNVALLRRLRGWTQEELAERCGLSVRTIRNVELGSVDPRRSSVNLILRALDAGEVTEDPRGVPAAPDQWRGLPPPRHPIVGMRAELHELARTVLASRLTAVLGPGGVGKTRIALGVAAEIASTFRHGVLVVELGDIPAEEPAAPPPTAVILDRVTRLIDPESTRGDQRTVGGAPGVNAALLILLDNAEHLPSAVAAAGKELLNTYPRAHILITSRRPVTDRWGVSREIRPLPVEPAHQEGGSLAPAVELVLRRASTGLPGTADLARDLPHVVELCRRLEGIPRALEFAAERLRTIPIRSLLAAGPALRMLCTSDHSLSPHQRSMADSIRWSIDLLSDGHRWLLRHIAGLPATEFTYEQVLEAAGEAAGADLESVLCHFSDVVDHGLVTACRDHGYRYRLMPYVGEVVRADLDASPVAA is encoded by the coding sequence ATGGGCCTGGGAAACAATGTTGCACTGCTGCGCAGGCTGCGTGGTTGGACGCAAGAGGAACTCGCTGAGCGGTGCGGGCTCAGCGTACGGACGATCCGCAACGTCGAGCTGGGATCGGTCGACCCCCGTCGGTCGTCGGTCAACCTGATACTGCGCGCGCTCGACGCCGGCGAGGTGACCGAGGACCCCCGTGGTGTCCCGGCTGCCCCGGACCAGTGGCGCGGGCTGCCCCCGCCGAGGCATCCCATCGTGGGCATGCGCGCCGAGCTGCACGAGCTGGCGCGGACCGTGCTGGCCAGCCGCCTGACGGCCGTGCTGGGGCCCGGGGGAGTGGGCAAGACCCGGATCGCGCTGGGCGTGGCGGCCGAGATCGCCTCGACGTTCCGGCACGGGGTCCTGGTCGTCGAGCTGGGTGACATCCCGGCGGAGGAGCCGGCGGCACCACCGCCCACGGCGGTGATCCTGGACCGCGTCACCCGGCTCATCGATCCGGAATCGACCCGCGGCGACCAGCGAACGGTGGGCGGTGCCCCCGGCGTCAACGCCGCCCTGCTGATCCTCCTCGACAACGCCGAGCACCTGCCGTCCGCCGTCGCCGCAGCCGGCAAGGAACTGCTCAACACGTACCCCCGGGCGCACATCCTCATCACCTCACGCCGGCCGGTCACCGACCGGTGGGGGGTGAGCCGGGAGATCCGGCCGTTGCCGGTGGAGCCGGCGCACCAGGAGGGCGGCTCGCTCGCGCCCGCCGTCGAACTCGTCCTGCGCCGGGCGAGCACGGGCCTGCCGGGCACCGCCGACCTGGCCCGGGACCTGCCGCACGTGGTGGAACTGTGCCGACGGCTGGAGGGCATTCCCCGGGCGTTGGAGTTCGCCGCGGAACGCCTGCGGACCATTCCCATCCGGTCGCTGCTGGCGGCCGGACCGGCCCTGCGCATGCTGTGCACCAGCGACCATTCGCTGTCTCCGCACCAGCGGTCGATGGCCGACAGCATCCGGTGGAGTATCGACCTGCTCTCGGACGGCCACCGTTGGCTGCTGCGGCACATCGCCGGCCTGCCCGCCACCGAGTTCACGTACGAACAGGTGCTGGAGGCGGCCGGCGAGGCGGCCGGCGCGGACCTGGAGAGCGTGTTGTGCCACTTCTCCGACGTGGTCGACCATGGTCTCGTCACCGCCTGCCGCGACCACGGCTACCGGTACCGTCTGATGCCCTACGTCGGTGAGGTCGTCCGGGCCGACCTCGACGCCTCCCCGGTGGCCGCCTGA
- a CDS encoding condensation domain-containing protein, producing MTVEQAGSRTGDIDAAQRAEQIRQRLLGSARRTVVIDRVDRSGPLALSAGQQQMWVLHRVDPASPAYLMAWTLRLAGEVDVEALRWAWERLVHRHEILRTRYGQPGDEPVAYLDPPARFELPVVDLAGEPEAGREEHALRIAATRRQQPFDLETEHPLRVTLIRLAPARHLLVVVTHHIACDGASYPRIGAEVSAFYAERAAGRPAALPELPIQYADYAGWERGRTAGAGLRAHLEYWRGHLEGLSDLVLPTDRPRPARPDWRGGVVEVPVGPHLSDEIRRLASARQATPYLVLLAAFQAMLAQLSGREDVAVGTPVAMHSLPELDQLIGYTINTVVVRARCPRDSTFAAVLDEVRSVALAALDHREVPFRLLVDELRAARDPGSNPLFQVAFDMNPTEDGVFDLPGVDVTPVAAPERTVAKFDLTIHVEEAPTGQLSAYLEFARALFDEETAQRLATHYGLLLGTVVREPDRRLALLPQPYLPAAPSGPAIAPATGDGGGPAASDPAAPGYAGAAPDAELLATLDEVWRDVLRVDHIDPDDNFFDIGGDSVRAVALAGRLRTRGLDVTAADLFAHQTVNDLARAVAVRRRAEVPTGIAPFAMVSPADRDALPTDLTDAYPVGAGQLGMIIEMLARPDLNLYQDSTSFLIRGDGPFSPPAFQQAVQLVVDRHEVLRTTFDLSSYSMPLQLVHREVDYRPGVTDGEAVGPDGWEPRLRAYFDERRRNPMTLTEAPLVRFHAHTAAGTDDWCFSVTECHPVLEGWSFHTLMMEILTAYREFRAGGAPASPEPVPFRYADYIAAELATLHSESDRAYWRGVIEGRSPGKLPAAWRDDPAAARDRYQHSVWFDDLQDALRRLAAETRTSLKAVLLAAHLTVMSAVTEAEDFCTGLVTDARPEMVGAERVPGFYINTVPFAMPTGARTWGELVGLVYQGLTGMWPHRRFPMPIVQQEFAPGTRLVEVMFNYLDFHQVDKDLVHWEATVDESENEFALHVFTLTGERSGVLRLNTTNHVLTRDATRRLGEMYRAVLEDMARGPEGDATAACLAPGDARPLAAARGGAVPAREPDPVPDAFAGWVGSRPDAVAVRSAGTRLSYAQLDAAAREVADRLRQAGVRPGGLVAVAPRHDVSLPATLLGVWQAGAAWLALDGPLSPEQRRAAARAGERTPSSRRSP from the coding sequence GTGACCGTCGAACAGGCCGGCAGCCGTACCGGTGACATCGACGCGGCGCAGCGGGCGGAGCAGATCCGGCAGCGGCTGCTCGGCTCCGCGCGCCGTACCGTGGTGATCGACCGGGTCGACCGGAGTGGGCCGCTGGCGCTGTCGGCCGGGCAGCAGCAGATGTGGGTGCTGCACCGGGTCGATCCGGCGAGCCCCGCGTACCTCATGGCGTGGACACTGCGGCTCGCGGGTGAGGTGGACGTCGAGGCCCTGCGGTGGGCGTGGGAGCGGCTCGTGCACCGGCACGAGATCCTGCGGACGCGCTACGGCCAGCCGGGGGACGAGCCGGTCGCGTACCTCGACCCCCCGGCCCGCTTCGAGCTGCCCGTGGTCGACCTCGCCGGCGAGCCGGAGGCCGGGCGCGAGGAACACGCGCTGCGGATCGCCGCCACGCGTCGGCAGCAACCGTTCGACCTCGAAACCGAGCATCCGCTGCGGGTGACGCTGATCCGGCTGGCGCCGGCGCGGCACCTCCTGGTGGTCGTCACGCACCACATCGCCTGCGACGGGGCGTCGTACCCGCGGATCGGCGCCGAGGTGAGCGCGTTCTACGCCGAGCGCGCCGCGGGCCGCCCCGCCGCTCTGCCGGAACTTCCGATCCAGTACGCCGACTACGCCGGGTGGGAACGCGGGCGAACGGCGGGTGCGGGCCTGCGCGCCCATCTGGAGTACTGGCGTGGTCACCTGGAGGGTCTCTCGGATCTGGTGCTTCCCACCGACCGGCCCCGGCCGGCGCGCCCGGACTGGCGTGGCGGGGTGGTCGAAGTCCCCGTCGGGCCGCACCTGAGCGACGAGATCCGGCGGCTGGCGAGCGCCCGGCAGGCCACGCCCTACCTGGTGCTGCTCGCCGCGTTCCAGGCGATGCTGGCGCAACTGTCCGGCCGCGAGGACGTGGCGGTGGGCACGCCGGTGGCGATGCACTCGCTGCCCGAGCTCGACCAGCTCATCGGGTACACCATCAACACGGTCGTGGTGCGCGCGCGCTGCCCGCGCGACAGCACCTTCGCCGCCGTGCTGGACGAGGTCCGGTCGGTCGCCCTGGCCGCTCTCGACCATCGGGAGGTGCCGTTCCGACTGCTCGTCGACGAACTGCGGGCGGCCCGGGATCCGGGCAGCAACCCCTTGTTCCAGGTCGCCTTCGACATGAACCCCACCGAGGACGGCGTGTTCGACCTGCCCGGCGTCGACGTGACGCCCGTCGCGGCGCCGGAGCGGACCGTGGCCAAGTTCGACCTCACGATCCACGTCGAGGAGGCGCCCACCGGACAGTTGTCGGCCTACCTCGAATTCGCGCGGGCGCTGTTCGACGAGGAGACGGCGCAGCGCCTCGCCACCCACTACGGCCTGCTGCTCGGCACGGTGGTCCGGGAGCCGGACCGCCGCCTGGCGCTGCTGCCACAGCCGTACCTGCCGGCCGCGCCGAGCGGGCCCGCGATCGCACCGGCCACCGGCGACGGCGGCGGGCCGGCCGCGTCGGACCCGGCGGCGCCCGGGTACGCCGGCGCCGCCCCCGACGCGGAGTTGCTGGCCACGCTCGACGAGGTGTGGCGCGACGTGCTGCGGGTGGACCACATCGACCCGGACGACAACTTCTTCGACATCGGCGGGGATTCGGTGCGGGCGGTCGCGCTCGCCGGCCGGCTGAGGACGCGGGGCCTGGACGTGACCGCGGCGGACCTCTTCGCCCATCAGACGGTCAACGACCTGGCCCGGGCGGTCGCGGTCCGGCGCCGCGCCGAGGTGCCCACCGGCATCGCCCCGTTCGCGATGGTGAGCCCGGCGGACCGGGACGCGTTGCCGACGGACCTGACGGACGCCTATCCGGTGGGCGCCGGGCAGCTCGGCATGATCATCGAGATGCTGGCCCGGCCGGACCTGAACCTCTACCAGGACTCCACCTCCTTCCTGATCCGCGGCGACGGCCCGTTCTCGCCGCCGGCCTTCCAGCAGGCGGTGCAGCTGGTCGTGGACCGGCACGAGGTGCTGCGCACCACGTTCGACCTGAGCAGCTACTCGATGCCCCTGCAACTGGTGCACCGCGAGGTCGACTACCGGCCGGGGGTCACCGACGGTGAGGCCGTCGGGCCGGACGGCTGGGAGCCCCGGCTGCGCGCGTACTTCGACGAGCGGCGGCGCAACCCGATGACCCTGACCGAGGCGCCACTGGTCCGGTTCCACGCCCACACCGCGGCGGGCACCGACGACTGGTGCTTCTCGGTCACCGAATGCCACCCGGTGCTGGAGGGCTGGAGCTTCCACACGCTGATGATGGAGATCCTCACCGCCTACCGGGAGTTCCGGGCCGGCGGGGCACCGGCGTCCCCGGAGCCGGTGCCGTTCCGGTACGCGGACTACATCGCCGCCGAACTCGCCACGCTGCACTCGGAGAGCGACCGCGCCTACTGGCGGGGTGTCATCGAGGGCCGGTCTCCGGGCAAGCTTCCGGCGGCCTGGCGGGACGACCCGGCCGCCGCACGTGACCGGTACCAGCACAGCGTCTGGTTCGACGACCTCCAGGACGCCCTGCGCCGGCTCGCCGCCGAGACCAGGACCTCGCTGAAGGCCGTGCTGCTGGCCGCGCACCTGACGGTGATGAGCGCGGTGACCGAGGCGGAGGACTTCTGCACCGGCCTGGTGACCGACGCCCGCCCGGAGATGGTCGGCGCGGAGCGGGTTCCCGGCTTCTACATCAACACGGTGCCGTTCGCGATGCCCACGGGCGCGCGTACCTGGGGGGAGCTGGTCGGGCTCGTCTACCAGGGACTGACCGGGATGTGGCCGCACCGCCGGTTCCCGATGCCGATCGTCCAGCAGGAGTTCGCCCCCGGCACCCGGCTGGTCGAGGTGATGTTCAACTACCTCGACTTCCACCAGGTGGACAAGGACCTGGTGCACTGGGAGGCGACGGTCGACGAGTCGGAGAACGAGTTCGCCCTGCACGTGTTCACCCTCACCGGCGAACGCTCCGGGGTGCTGCGGCTCAACACCACCAACCACGTGTTGACCCGCGACGCGACGCGCCGGCTCGGCGAGATGTACCGGGCCGTCCTGGAGGACATGGCCCGCGGCCCGGAGGGAGACGCCACGGCGGCGTGCCTCGCGCCCGGCGACGCGCGCCCGCTCGCGGCGGCCCGGGGCGGTGCGGTGCCGGCCCGGGAGCCGGACCCGGTCCCCGACGCCTTCGCCGGGTGGGTCGGCAGCCGACCGGACGCGGTCGCCGTCCGGTCCGCCGGCACCCGGCTCAGCTACGCGCAGCTCGACGCGGCGGCCCGGGAGGTGGCGGACCGCCTGCGGCAGGCGGGCGTGCGCCCGGGCGGGCTGGTCGCGGTGGCGCCGCGACACGACGTCTCGCTGCCGGCGACGTTGCTCGGGGTCTGGCAGGCGGGTGCCGCCTGGCTGGCCCTGGATGGCCCGCTCTCGCCGGAGCAGCGGCGCGCGGCGGCCCGCGCCGGGGAGCGGACGCCCTCGTCGAGGCGGTCACCGTGA
- a CDS encoding phosphopantetheine-binding protein has product MTAVDAPGSRLGETLLTCRAIEETVCDVWRGVLDTEVAPHDDFFDLGGDSLSIIDTVDELRRRGIAVRTSVALRNPTPARLAESLTVGNERAPAPGRAVFPELLAGADAVSRWRAPSWAEVRCRPTAIGTGGAAPPLFLLHSESHARREREAAAAWAPDRPVTGLAAPGVRDPLPPDAGLANLVERYLDALLAAAPHGPYLLAGFGHRAVLAYEVARTLRRGGHEVALLAMILPPAPGPAAGRPTRVEELLDLRCTALARRFALSGREDAGQVLARLREAGWYDDELSPADVARAQLAWAEFAGEVHGHQPGGYDGPAVLCVDGPDARAVADAWGALVADARVHLFQYGVESPAGILADARLGAILHQELAR; this is encoded by the coding sequence ATGACCGCGGTCGACGCACCCGGCTCCCGGCTGGGCGAGACACTGCTCACCTGCCGGGCGATCGAGGAGACGGTCTGCGACGTCTGGCGCGGTGTCCTGGACACCGAGGTCGCCCCGCACGACGACTTCTTCGATCTGGGCGGCGACTCGCTCTCCATCATCGACACCGTGGACGAGCTACGCAGGCGCGGCATCGCCGTGCGTACCTCGGTGGCGTTGCGCAACCCGACCCCGGCCCGGCTGGCGGAGAGCCTGACCGTGGGCAACGAGCGCGCCCCGGCACCGGGCCGGGCCGTGTTCCCGGAACTCCTCGCCGGCGCCGACGCCGTATCCCGCTGGCGGGCCCCGTCCTGGGCCGAGGTGCGCTGCCGCCCGACCGCGATCGGGACGGGCGGTGCCGCCCCGCCGCTGTTCCTGCTGCACTCGGAGAGCCATGCCCGACGGGAACGCGAGGCGGCCGCGGCGTGGGCGCCCGACCGGCCGGTGACGGGTCTCGCGGCGCCGGGCGTGCGCGACCCGCTCCCGCCGGACGCCGGGCTCGCCAACCTCGTCGAGCGCTACCTCGACGCGCTGCTGGCCGCCGCGCCGCACGGGCCCTACCTGCTGGCCGGTTTCGGACACCGCGCGGTGCTCGCCTACGAGGTGGCCCGGACGCTGCGCCGCGGTGGCCACGAGGTCGCGCTGCTGGCGATGATCCTGCCCCCCGCGCCCGGACCGGCAGCCGGCCGCCCGACCCGCGTCGAGGAGCTGCTCGACCTGCGGTGCACGGCGCTGGCCCGCCGCTTCGCGCTCTCCGGCCGGGAGGACGCCGGTCAGGTGCTGGCCCGGCTGCGCGAGGCCGGCTGGTACGACGACGAGCTGTCACCGGCCGACGTGGCCCGGGCGCAGCTCGCCTGGGCCGAGTTCGCCGGCGAGGTCCACGGCCACCAGCCCGGCGGCTACGACGGTCCGGCGGTGCTCTGCGTCGACGGGCCGGATGCCCGGGCCGTCGCCGACGCCTGGGGTGCCCTCGTCGCCGATGCCCGGGTCCACCTCTTCCAGTACGGCGTCGAGTCGCCCGCCGGGATCCTCGCCGACGCCCGGCTCGGCGCCATCCTCCACCAGGAACTGGCCCGTTGA
- a CDS encoding class-II aminoacyl-tRNA synthetase family protein: MIETEVVLRTPVPQARVAELERRMFYVSAQIESFRLVVDDGTVRAVRLFSTAALDREALSAKLNTMVENDLGSQPEQPTKVVWRSANLRATHEVYAPLLAAGVVSEAGEGQIAVGEPLISLLAALDRRLRDLVVETFAATEYRYPTLIPTRVLDAAGYPGAFPQHLMFVTRLHEDLDVYRDFQRSYDAAGALDGEAALRRCSNVDYCLPPTMCYHTFAQYRGRVLPADGVHVVTSRGKSFRYESRYATTLERLWDFTIRETVFFGGRGAVLDARERLMELIFALVDELGLDGHCEVASDPFFIGADRAARAWSQRQLELKYELRLRLGPDRDVAVGSFNFHGDFFGRGFDITRPDGVPLVSGCAGFGLERLVYALLCQHGPDPDNWPAAVREWHRAERAGEQSPVR, translated from the coding sequence ATGATCGAGACTGAGGTCGTTCTGCGTACGCCGGTGCCACAGGCCCGCGTCGCGGAACTCGAGCGGCGGATGTTCTACGTGTCCGCGCAGATCGAGTCGTTCCGACTCGTCGTCGACGACGGGACGGTCCGCGCGGTCCGGTTGTTCAGCACGGCGGCGCTGGACCGGGAGGCGCTGTCGGCGAAGCTCAACACCATGGTCGAGAACGACCTGGGCAGCCAACCGGAGCAGCCGACCAAGGTGGTCTGGCGGTCGGCCAACCTGCGCGCGACCCATGAGGTGTACGCGCCGCTGCTGGCCGCGGGGGTGGTCAGCGAGGCCGGCGAGGGGCAGATCGCGGTCGGTGAGCCCCTGATCTCGCTGCTGGCGGCGCTGGACCGGCGCCTGCGGGATCTCGTGGTCGAGACGTTCGCGGCGACCGAGTACCGGTATCCGACGCTGATCCCCACCCGGGTGCTCGACGCGGCCGGCTATCCGGGCGCCTTCCCCCAGCACCTGATGTTCGTGACCCGGCTGCACGAGGACCTGGACGTGTACCGCGACTTCCAGCGCTCCTACGATGCCGCTGGCGCGCTGGACGGCGAGGCGGCGTTGCGGCGGTGCTCCAACGTGGACTACTGCCTGCCGCCGACGATGTGTTACCACACCTTCGCCCAGTACCGCGGCCGGGTTCTGCCGGCCGACGGGGTGCACGTGGTGACCTCCCGCGGCAAGTCGTTCCGGTACGAGTCGCGGTACGCCACGACCCTGGAGCGGCTCTGGGACTTCACCATCCGGGAGACCGTGTTCTTCGGTGGCCGTGGCGCGGTCCTGGACGCCCGCGAGCGGCTGATGGAGCTGATCTTCGCGCTCGTCGACGAACTGGGGCTGGACGGGCACTGCGAGGTCGCCAGCGACCCGTTCTTCATCGGCGCCGACCGTGCGGCCCGTGCCTGGTCGCAGCGGCAGCTCGAACTCAAGTACGAGCTGCGGCTGCGGTTGGGGCCGGACCGGGACGTCGCCGTGGGCTCGTTCAACTTCCACGGCGACTTCTTCGGCCGTGGGTTCGACATCACCCGGCCCGACGGGGTCCCCCTGGTCAGCGGCTGCGCGGGGTTCGGCCTGGAACGCCTGGTCTACGCGCTGCTCTGCCAGCACGGCCCCGATCCCGACAACTGGCCGGCGGCGGTGCGCGAGTGGCACCGTGCCGAGCGCGCCGGCGAACAGTCCCCGGTGCGCTGA
- a CDS encoding amino acid adenylation domain-containing protein: protein MVELIQAQAERNPQATAVRLGNTSLTYRELERRSNQIAHHLIGLGAGQDIPVGVCLRRGADLLPVLLGIWKSGAGYVPLDPDHPVERLRHMIGTSGCRLVISRTGHLPALEPTPGCRFLLLDRERADVDGAPATPPATRIEPSHLAYVIYTSGSTGAPKGVLVQHGGLRNYLLWTVQAYAARGHGGAPFFASLAFDLGIPSLYTPLLTGQPVHLLPDPLPAADLGDALAAGAPYSFVKLTPGQLNLLSFDLDPEQAHGLAGIVIAAGDAFPTALARRWRDLAGPGGTPVATEYGPTEITIGNSGQPITDDPGTELVPLGLPIPNTTMYVLTDQLEPTPVGVAGEIHIGGLGVARGYLGDPALTADRFRPDPFGAPGARLYRSGDLGRWLPDGTLEFLGRVDHQVKIRGYRVELGEIRAVLRDDPQVRDAVVLATGTPSRPRGLAAFVIAATGQPMDVDRLRAGLAARLPDHMIPADFVAVDEIPLTANGKVDTRTLLTLL from the coding sequence GTGGTGGAGCTGATCCAGGCCCAGGCGGAGCGGAATCCGCAGGCCACCGCCGTGCGGCTGGGTAACACGTCGCTGACCTACCGGGAGTTGGAGCGGCGGTCCAACCAGATCGCCCACCACCTCATCGGCCTCGGCGCCGGGCAGGACATCCCGGTGGGTGTGTGCCTGCGCCGGGGCGCCGACCTGCTTCCGGTGCTGCTCGGCATCTGGAAGTCGGGGGCCGGGTACGTCCCGCTCGACCCGGACCACCCGGTGGAGCGGCTGCGCCACATGATCGGCACGTCCGGCTGCCGGCTGGTGATCAGCCGAACCGGCCACCTGCCCGCGCTGGAGCCCACCCCGGGATGCCGGTTCCTGCTGTTGGACCGGGAACGCGCGGACGTGGACGGGGCGCCGGCCACCCCACCGGCGACCCGGATCGAACCCAGCCACCTGGCGTACGTCATCTACACGTCGGGCTCGACCGGTGCGCCCAAAGGCGTGCTGGTCCAGCACGGCGGGCTGCGCAACTATCTGCTGTGGACCGTGCAGGCGTACGCGGCCCGCGGTCACGGGGGCGCGCCGTTCTTCGCCTCCCTCGCCTTCGACCTCGGCATCCCGAGCCTCTACACACCGCTGCTGACCGGGCAGCCGGTCCACCTCCTGCCCGATCCGCTGCCCGCCGCCGACCTCGGGGACGCGCTGGCCGCCGGCGCGCCGTACAGCTTCGTCAAGCTGACTCCCGGGCAGCTCAACCTGCTCAGCTTCGACCTCGACCCGGAGCAGGCCCACGGATTGGCGGGCATCGTGATCGCCGCGGGTGACGCGTTCCCCACCGCGCTGGCCCGGCGCTGGCGCGACCTCGCGGGCCCCGGTGGGACGCCGGTCGCGACCGAGTACGGACCCACCGAGATCACGATCGGCAACTCTGGACAGCCGATCACCGACGACCCCGGCACCGAGCTGGTCCCGCTCGGCCTGCCCATCCCCAACACCACCATGTACGTCCTGACCGACCAGTTGGAACCGACACCGGTCGGCGTGGCCGGCGAGATCCACATCGGCGGGCTCGGCGTCGCCCGGGGCTACCTCGGCGACCCCGCGTTGACCGCCGACCGGTTCCGGCCCGATCCGTTCGGTGCCCCCGGTGCCCGCCTCTACCGCAGCGGCGACCTCGGCCGCTGGCTGCCCGACGGCACGCTGGAGTTCCTGGGCCGCGTCGACCACCAGGTCAAGATCCGCGGGTACCGCGTCGAGCTCGGGGAGATCCGTGCGGTCCTGCGGGACGATCCCCAGGTCCGCGACGCGGTGGTCCTCGCCACGGGCACGCCGTCGCGCCCACGCGGACTCGCCGCGTTCGTCATCGCCGCCACCGGTCAGCCGATGGACGTCGACCGGCTCCGCGCCGGCCTGGCCGCCCGGCTGCCCGACCACATGATCCCCGCGGACTTCGTCGCCGTCGACGAGATCCCGCTGACCGCCAACGGAAAGGTCGACACCAGGACGCTGCTCACCCTGCTCTGA
- a CDS encoding thioesterase II family protein, with protein MTSGPAPTRWLARPRKVADPRLRLICVPHIGAGGAAFNSWVERLPADVELCAVRFPGRENRLGEPLVDDLGALVDGLLPALAPLLDRPFVLLGHCSGSVIAFELARRLRAGGGATPAMLVVSSSEAPRLRPPSELHLLGREELLRRVVEFGGMPKEVLDDPDLLPLLERIFRADYRVVERVRYEPAPPLDVPITVIGGRRDGFVRAADMAAWSAETTRDFAFHLIDAEHFILREAGELVGTLVRNLMGQT; from the coding sequence TTGACTTCCGGTCCCGCGCCCACCCGGTGGCTCGCCCGTCCCCGAAAGGTGGCCGATCCCCGGCTCCGGTTGATCTGCGTACCCCACATCGGCGCCGGTGGGGCGGCCTTCAACTCCTGGGTGGAACGGCTGCCGGCCGACGTCGAGCTCTGTGCCGTCCGGTTTCCCGGCCGCGAGAACCGGCTCGGCGAGCCACTTGTCGACGATCTGGGCGCCCTGGTCGACGGACTGCTGCCGGCGCTGGCGCCGCTGCTGGACCGCCCGTTCGTGCTGCTGGGCCACTGCTCCGGCAGCGTCATCGCCTTCGAGTTGGCGCGGCGGCTACGCGCCGGCGGCGGCGCCACGCCCGCCATGCTTGTCGTCTCGTCGTCCGAGGCGCCGCGGCTGCGACCCCCCAGCGAACTGCACCTGTTGGGCCGGGAGGAGCTGCTGCGGCGCGTCGTCGAGTTCGGCGGGATGCCCAAGGAGGTGCTCGACGATCCCGACCTGCTGCCGTTGCTCGAACGGATCTTCCGGGCCGACTACCGGGTGGTCGAGCGGGTGCGGTACGAGCCGGCGCCCCCGCTGGACGTGCCGATCACCGTCATCGGTGGCCGCCGCGACGGGTTCGTGCGGGCCGCCGACATGGCGGCCTGGTCGGCGGAGACGACGCGGGATTTCGCGTTCCACCTGATCGACGCCGAACACTTCATCCTGCGCGAGGCGGGCGAGCTGGTCGGCACCCTGGTCCGGAACCTGATGGGACAGACATGA